From Glycine soja cultivar W05 chromosome 4, ASM419377v2, whole genome shotgun sequence, the proteins below share one genomic window:
- the LOC114408440 gene encoding dehydrin ERD14-like: protein MADETQNKYESSEVEVQDRGVFDFLGKKKDEEDKPHPQEEVIATEFQKVTVSDQGENKHSLLEKLHRSDSSSSSSSEEEGEDGEKRKKKKKEKKGLKEKIEEKIEGDHHHHKDEDTSVPVEKVEVVETAHAEEKKGFLDKIKEKLPGHKKTEEATATTPPPPPPVASLEHGEGAHHEGEAKEKKGILEKIKEKLPGYHSKTEEEKEKEKESGAH from the exons ATGGCAGACGAGACCCAGAACAAGTATGAGAGCTCTGAGGTTGAGGTCCAGGATCGTGGTGTTTTTGACTTTCTCGGTAAGAAAAAGGATGAAGAAGACAAGCCTCATCCTCAGGAGGAGGTCATCGCCACCGAGTTTCAAAAAGTCACTGTCTCAGACCAAGGAGAGAACAAGCACAGCCTCTTAGAAAAGCTTCACCGATCTGACAGCAGCTCTAGCTCT TCAAGTGAGGAGGAAGGAGAAGAtggagagaaaaggaagaagaagaagaaggaaaagaaagggcTGAAAGAGAAGATCGAGGAGAAAATAGAGggtgatcatcatcatcacaagGATGAGGACACAAGTGTCCCTGTTGAGAAAGTTGAGGTTGTTGAAACAGCACATGCTGAGGAAAAGAAGGGGTTCCTCGACAAGATTAAGGAGAAGCTACCAGGGCACAAGAAGACAGAGGAGGCCACAGCTACtactcctcctccaccaccacctgtTGCATCATTGGAGCATGGTGAAGGTGCTCATCATGAAGGAGAGGCCAAGGAGAAGAAAGGTATattagaaaagataaaagagaagctTCCTGGTTATCACTCCAAGACAgaggaggaaaaggaaaaggaaaaggagagtGGTGCTCATTGA
- the LOC114408441 gene encoding chromatin remodeling protein SHL-like, which translates to MAKPKAPRRTLESYSVKHISKTIRAGDCVLMRPSDLSKPSYVARIERIEADARGSNVKIHVRWYYRPEESIGGRRQFHGSKEVFLSDHFDVQSADTIEAKCTVHSFKSYTKLDAVGNDDFFCRFEYNSSTGAFNPDRVAVYCKCEMPYNPDDLMVQCEGCTDWFHPACIDMTVEEAKRLDHFFCENCSAEGQKKLQNSHSASRHSDTKVDTKRRRR; encoded by the exons ATGGCCAAACCGAAGGCTCCAAGACGAACCCTAGAGTCATACTCAGTCAAACACATAAGCAAAACCATTAGAG CTGGCGATTGCGTGCTCATGCGGCCCTCCGATCTGTCGAAACCGTCGTACGTGGCGAGGATCGAGCGGATCGAAGCCGACGCGCGCGGCTCCAACGTGAAGATTCACGTCCGGTGGTACTACCGGCCGGAGGAGTCAATCGGCGGCCGCCGCCAGTTTCATGGCTCCAAGGAGGTTTTCCTCTCCGATCACTTCGATGTTCAGAGCGCCGACACAATCGAAGCCAAGTGTACGGTCCACAGCTTCAAGAGCTACACGAAGCTCGATGCTGTCGGAAACGACGATTTCTTCTGTCGTTTTGAGTACAATTCCTCCACCGGCGCCTTCAATCCTGATAGAGTTGCTGT GTATTGTAAATGTGAGATGCCTTACAACCCTGATGACCTAATGGTCCAATGTGAGGGCTGCACTGACTG GTTCCATCCTGCATGTATAGACATGACTGTGGAAGAAGCCAAAAGACTTGACCACTTCTTTTGTGAAAATTGCTCTGCTGAAGGTCAAAAAAAGTTGCAAAACTCTCATTCTGCTTCTAGACACTCAGATACAAAg GTGGATACTAAACGCCGTCGTAGGTAA
- the LOC114408442 gene encoding BEL1-like homeodomain protein 6, protein MATYYTSSSNERNAVPMLCLREPLPNSYPETPVLPSNMTFYMNSGSYSEALSGNSQQQNNCFVIPSPSVGASHSTPEQQEIFANISGFQTGFHDFSAWREGRSEMLVRQPMDGQNLQGHGLSLSLGTHIPSGIHSSSFDSFLGTNPSISGNEAYQNDSSRDEGMRHSENLPPGLPEANQDLAKADFSFHGMSGVGKTVPSSKYLKTVQLLLDEVVDIRKAIKRPAMKSHSTHEKSKKDSKEDDEQLENDRPSANGVPNSQASTGKTSCELSHAEKQDLHHKLTKLLSMLDEVDNRYKQYYQQMQTVVSSFDVIAGCGAAKPYTALALQTISCHFRCLRDAITGQISATQKNLGEQDASGSNNGVGMARLKYVDQQIRQQRVIQQFGMMQHAWRPQRGLPESSVSILRAWLFEHFLHPYPKDSDKIMLARQTGLTRSQVSNWFINARVRLWKPMIEEMYKQDNCIAGMDSNSSSENVSKVTKSYVKTSNDVGDDSQHCQSPIVADTNHSGGQAKDLRHDQALDTEMMASIGLASLINGGYGAETEHRRNLDDCGLFSNDTVVQSDGATNKRFVSVGPTCQMPESERFKSGSGVSLTLGLQHCEGGNFLPGKTHLSLVSMREDDISKATAASTVGVETTELECIGAGNQQQRLNSPHMLHDFEV, encoded by the exons ATGGCAACTTACTATACGAGTTCAAGTAATGAAAGGAACGCAGTGCCTATGCTGTGTCTTAGGGAACCTTTGCCTAATTCATATCCCGAGACACCAGTTTTGCCGAGCAATATGACATTTTATATGAACTCTGGATCATATTCAGAAGCACTGTCTGGCAATTCTCAGCAGCAAAACAATTGCTTTGTGATTCCATCACCATCAGTAGGGGCTTCACATTCCACTCCTGAACAACAAGAAATCTTTGCCAATATTAGTGGGTTCCAAACTGGGTTTCATGATTTCAGTGCATGGAGGGAAGGTAGAAGTGAAATGTTAGTCAGACAACCTATGGATGGACAGAACTTACAAGGTCATGGATTATCTCTCAGCCTTGGAACCCATATACCCTCAGGAATTCATAGTTCAAGTTTTGATTCATTTTTGGGTACTAATCCTTCAATTTCGGGTAATGAGGCCTACCAAAATGATTCATCTAGAGATGAGGGTATGAGACATTCTGAAAATCTTCCACCTGGCTTACCTGAAGCTAATCAAGATTTGGCCAAAGCGGATTTTTCATTTCATGGAATGTCTGGTGTTGGAAAAACAGTTCCTAGCTCCAAATACCTCAAGACAGTGCAACTACTACTTGATGAAGTTGTTGACATCCGAAAAGCTATTAAAAGACCTGCTATGAAAAGTCATAGCACACATGAGAAATCTAAGAAGGACTCTAAGGAGGATGATGAGCAACTAGAAAACGACAGGCCTTCTGCAAATGGAGTGCCTAATTCTCAAGCTTCAACTGGTAAGACCTCTTGTGAGCTTTCACATGCTGAAAAACAAGATCTGCACCACAAGTTAACAAAGCTTTTGTCAATGTTGGACGAG GTTGACAATAGGTATAAACAATATTATCAGCAGATGCAGACTGTAGTGTCATCATTTGATGTGATAGCAGGATGTGGAGCAGCTAAACCATACACAGCCCTTGCTCTGCAAACCATTTCATGCCATTTTCGGTGTTTGCGTGATGCAATCACTGGTCAAATCAGTGCAACACAAAAGAACCTTGGAGAGCAAGATGCTTCTGGAAGTAACAATGGAGTTGGAATGGCAAGACTAAAGTATGTGGACCAACAAATCCGACAACAGAGGGTTATTCAGCAGTTTGGCATGATGCAACATGCATGGAGACCACAAAGGGGGCTTCCAGAAAGCTCTGTTTCAATTCTTCGCGCTTGGCTTTTTGAGCATTTCCTTCATCC CTATCCAAAGGATTCTGATAAGATCATGCTAGCAAGACAGACAGGCTTGACCAGAAGTCAG GTGTCAAATTGGTTTATAAATGCTCGAGTGCGTCTATGGAAACCTATGATTGAAGAGATGTACAAGCAAGATAATTGTATTGCTGGcatggactcaaattcttcatctGAAAATGTGTCCAAGGTAACAAAAAGTTATGTCAAGACCTCCAATGATGTGGGTGATGATTCGCAGCACTGTCAAAGTCCAATTGTGGCCGATACAAATCACAGTGGTGGACAAGCTAAGGACCTCAGACATGATCAGGCTCTTGATACAGAAATGATGGCATCCATTGGATTAGCTAGTCTCATAAATGGAGGTTATGGGGCTGAAACTGAACATAGGCGAAATTTGGATGATTGTGGTCTCTTCTCTAATGACACAGTTGTTCAGTCTGATGGAGCTACTAATAAGAGGTTTGTGTCAGTTGGTCCAACATGCCAAATGCCAGAGTCTGAGAGGTTCAAGTCAGGAAGTGGAGTGTCTCTAACATTGGGTTTGCAGCATTGTGAAGGAGGTAATTTTTTGCCTGGTAAGACCCATCTCAGTTTGGTTTCCATGAGGGAGGACGACATCTCCAAAGCGACCGCAGCTTCAACAGTTGGAGTAGAGACAACAGAACTTGAGTGCATTGGTGCTGGAAACCAACAACAAAGGTTAAATTCACCTCATATGCTACATGATTTTGAAGTATGA